CGTAGGTCACATGACCATTCCGGTCACCGAGGCGCTGACTCGCAGACTCAAGGCTGTGCTGCCTTCGGACATCGTCATTCATGGCATTGCCGTGGCACCGGCCGGTTTCGATGCCAGGTTCTCCGCATTGGAGCGCACTTATGTGTATCGGGTCGCCGATCGTTCGTCCGAGATCGACCCGCGCCTGCGTGGATGCGTGCTTACCGTGGATGAATCGCTGGATCTGGAGCTTATGAACCGCGCAGCCGCATTGACCATCGGCCTGCACGATTTTGGTTCCTTCGCCACTCCGAATCCGGGAGGCACTACGATCCGCGAAGTCAAGACCGCCTATTGGCGGCGGGTGCCGATCACTCCCCTGGTGCCGGATGCGATGGCATCGCATGAAGCATATCGGACTCCGTCGCTGGAGTCCGGCCTGGTAGTGTTCACGATTGTGGCGGATGCCTTTGCCCGTAATATGGTGCGGTCCCTGGTCGGCTCATGTATCAAAGTTGGTTCGGGACGCAAATCACTGGAGTGGTTTGCCGGTAAAATGGCCGACCCAGTGCGTGAAGGCTCAAGCGGGCCGATTGCGCCGCAGGGCCTGACTTTGGAGCATATCGCATATCCCGCCGATGATCAGCTGGCCGCAAGAGCCGAGGCCATTCGAGCCGTACGTACGTTGTAGATTCTATGAAACAATGCAAAAGGGCTGGAACCCAAACGGATTCCAGCCCTTTCAGCTAGCTTGGCGAAAGCTATTCAGCTCACTCGGCCTTCTCGGCGTCAGCGGGAGCCTCAGCCTCAACGGCGGCGGCCTCCTCGACCGGAGCCTCAGTAGCCTCTGTGGCCTCAGCCTCAACGGCCGGAGCCTCTTCTTCGGCAACCTTGGCGGCGGCTTCAGCTTCCTTCACAACAGCCTTCTTGGCAACCGGCTCGGTGACGAGCTCGATCACAGCGGCCGGAGCGGCATCGCCAACGCGCGGAGCGATCTTGACGATACGGGTGTAGCCACCTTCACGCTGCTCCATCTGCTCGGCAATCTGGGTGAACAGGATGTGCACCACGGACTTGTTGCGGATGACGCGCATCACGCGACGGCGGGAGTGCAGATCACCGCGCTTGGCGAAGGTGATCAGGCGCTCTGCCAGCGGACGAAGGCGCTTGGCCTTCGGCAGCGTGGTGGTGATGCGGCCGTTCTGGAACAGGCTGGTCGCCATGTTTGCCAGCATGAGGCGCTCGTGTGCGGGGCTGGAAGCCAGACGCGGGCCCTTCTTAGGTGTAGGCATTGGGTTTACTCCTTATATGTCCGTTCTTCAGACAAGCAGGTGGGCATATGCCCGAACATCCGCTTGCCTAGTGAACGAACGATTGGTCAAAGAGGCAGATCACTCGTCTTCCGGCGAGAAGAACGTGCCACCTTCGAGATTATTGGTATCGAAGGCCATCGGCGAGGACTTGAGGCTCAGGCCCAGGGTCTGCAGCTTCTCCTTGACCTCATCGATTGACTTCATACCGAAATTGCGGATGTCGAGCAGGTCCTGCTCGGTGTGGGAGACAAGCTCACCGATGGTGTGGATGCCCTCGCGCTTGAGGCAGTTGTAAGAACGCTGCGTCAGGTTGAGGTCCTCGATCGGAACGGCCATCTCGGGGTTGGTCTCCTCGGCCACCGGGGCCGGACCGACCTCGACGCCTTCAGCCTGGGCGTTGAGCTCACGGCACAGGCCGAAGAGCTCCACCAAGGTGGAACCGGCGGAAGCCACCGCGTCACGCGGGGAGATGGCGGGCTTGGTCTCCACGTCCAGAATGAGCTTGTCGAAGTCCGTGCGCTGTTCCACACGGGTGGCCTCGACCTTGTAGCTCACCTTGAGTACCGGGGAGTAGATGGAATCAACC
The window above is part of the Bifidobacterium longum subsp. infantis ATCC 15697 = JCM 1222 = DSM 20088 genome. Proteins encoded here:
- the truA gene encoding tRNA pseudouridine(38-40) synthase TruA: MTRLRIDLAYDGGGFYGWAKQPNLRTVQGTIEDALHKVLRVPADDAAEPLRLTVAGRTDTGVHASHQVAHLDVSDEVLNRCVGHMTIPVTEALTRRLKAVLPSDIVIHGIAVAPAGFDARFSALERTYVYRVADRSSEIDPRLRGCVLTVDESLDLELMNRAAALTIGLHDFGSFATPNPGGTTIREVKTAYWRRVPITPLVPDAMASHEAYRTPSLESGLVVFTIVADAFARNMVRSLVGSCIKVGSGRKSLEWFAGKMADPVREGSSGPIAPQGLTLEHIAYPADDQLAARAEAIRAVRTL
- the rplQ gene encoding 50S ribosomal protein L17, whose product is MPTPKKGPRLASSPAHERLMLANMATSLFQNGRITTTLPKAKRLRPLAERLITFAKRGDLHSRRRVMRVIRNKSVVHILFTQIAEQMEQREGGYTRIVKIAPRVGDAAPAAVIELVTEPVAKKAVVKEAEAAAKVAEEEAPAVEAEATEATEAPVEEAAAVEAEAPADAEKAE
- a CDS encoding DNA-directed RNA polymerase subunit alpha, translated to MLIAQRPTLTEESLNPQRSRFTIEPLEPGFGYTLGNSLRRTLLSSIPGAAVTSVRISGALHEFTTLPGVQEDVTEILLNIKGIVLTSEYDEPVVMYLRKSGKGEAVAGDITPPAGVTIANPEQHIATLADDGELEIEFTVERGRGYVPAQMNKQDNDEIGRIPVDSIYSPVLKVSYKVEATRVEQRTDFDKLILDVETKPAISPRDAVASAGSTLVELFGLCRELNAQAEGVEVGPAPVAEETNPEMAVPIEDLNLTQRSYNCLKREGIHTIGELVSHTEQDLLDIRNFGMKSIDEVKEKLQTLGLSLKSSPMAFDTNNLEGGTFFSPEDE